A window from Rhizosphaericola mali encodes these proteins:
- a CDS encoding c-type cytochrome: MKKSSLLILASSLFLSALYSCGGNSSEKKEAPTETSAAGDITKDPAYKVGFDLVQTNDCLTCHKVSETATGPAFVDIAKKYTDADIPQLITKIQKGGSGHWGQIPMTPHPNLSQEDATKMLHYIFLLKNQ; the protein is encoded by the coding sequence TTGAAAAAATCTTCGCTTTTAATACTTGCCTCTAGCCTATTTTTATCCGCATTATACTCTTGTGGTGGAAATAGTAGTGAAAAAAAAGAAGCGCCCACTGAAACAAGCGCGGCTGGAGATATTACCAAAGATCCAGCCTATAAAGTAGGATTTGATTTGGTACAAACCAATGATTGCTTGACTTGTCACAAAGTTTCTGAAACGGCAACAGGTCCTGCATTTGTAGACATTGCCAAAAAATACACGGATGCAGATATCCCCCAATTAATTACCAAAATTCAAAAAGGTGGTAGTGGTCACTGGGGACAGATTCCGATGACGCCACATCCCAATCTTAGTCAAGAAGATGCGACAAAAATGTTGCACTATATTTTCTTGCTAAAAAATCAATAG
- a CDS encoding nucleoside deaminase, which yields MTDEQYMRQALREAQNAFDIDEVPIGAIIVLKDKIIARAHNQVELLNDPTAHAEVLAITTACNYLGAKYLPEATLYVTIEPCLMCSGALHWSKLGRIVYGAPDDKNGYRKYTNISPFHPKTQLTGGILAEECAQLMKDFFKSKR from the coding sequence ATGACAGATGAACAATATATGCGCCAAGCTCTTCGCGAGGCGCAAAATGCATTTGATATAGACGAGGTTCCCATCGGCGCAATTATCGTATTGAAAGATAAAATCATTGCTCGTGCGCACAATCAAGTTGAATTATTAAATGATCCGACAGCGCATGCGGAAGTTTTGGCAATTACGACTGCTTGCAATTATTTGGGAGCAAAATATTTACCTGAAGCAACTTTGTATGTCACCATAGAACCATGTTTGATGTGTTCCGGAGCTTTACATTGGAGTAAATTGGGACGTATTGTTTATGGAGCGCCAGATGACAAAAATGGTTATCGCAAATACACCAACATTTCTCCATTTCATCCAAAAACACAATTAACGGGTGGCATTCTTGCAGAGGAATGTGCTCAACTGATGAAAGATTTCTTTAAATCGAAAAGGTAA
- a CDS encoding superoxide dismutase: protein MAFTLPALPYAYDALEPYIDEETMKLHHDKHHNAYVTNLNKAIEGTPDADKSLEELVAKAGTYSKAVRNNAGGHWNHTFFWDILSKDGGEPTGALLEDINATFGSLDKLKEELNAKAAGQFGSGWGWLIVNKEGKLEISSTPNQDNPLMDVAEVKGTPIIGIDVWEHAYYLKYRNVRPDYLKAIWNVINWTKVAELYAAAK, encoded by the coding sequence ATGGCATTTACATTACCTGCGCTTCCATACGCATACGATGCATTGGAACCTTATATTGATGAAGAAACAATGAAGTTACACCACGATAAGCACCACAATGCTTATGTAACCAATCTTAACAAAGCAATCGAAGGAACTCCTGATGCAGACAAATCTTTGGAAGAATTAGTAGCAAAAGCTGGTACTTATTCTAAAGCAGTAAGAAATAATGCTGGTGGTCACTGGAATCATACATTCTTTTGGGATATTCTTTCCAAAGATGGTGGCGAACCTACTGGCGCTTTATTGGAAGACATCAACGCAACATTTGGTTCTTTGGATAAATTGAAAGAAGAATTGAATGCAAAAGCTGCTGGTCAATTTGGTAGCGGTTGGGGTTGGTTGATCGTTAACAAAGAAGGAAAATTAGAAATCAGTTCTACACCTAATCAAGATAATCCTTTAATGGATGTAGCCGAAGTAAAAGGCACTCCTATCATTGGTATCGATGTATGGGAACATGCCTATTATTTGAAATATCGCAATGTACGTCCTGATTATTTGAAAGCTATCTGGAACGTAATCAATTGGACTAAAGTTGCTGAATTATACGCAGCAGCAAAATAG
- a CDS encoding mandelate racemase/muconate lactonizing enzyme family protein — translation MTIQSIEVYKFPIPIDPFAIATGTMYFAQNILVKIFTDNNLIGYGECSAFPMIVGETQATCFEMAKDFATIWKEKDPLDIPTRLKELDTYAYANYTVKSAFDMALYDIAAKNAQLPLYKYLGGEKRDIITDVTIGIDTPSIMAEKAKSFENQGFETIKIKLGKIPEDDIERVKAIRKILLPTTNIRIDANQGWDFAIAKKMLKILSEYNIQFCEQPMRKHLDYKLPELVRTSPIPIMADESVFTHYDAERILSQKAAHFINIKLAKSGGIHEAVQINEVALGFGIKCMLGSMMESRLALAANLHLALAIPNIQYFDLDTALLGQSEDPVIGGIKYTGQKITIPEQPGIGAEVEQAFLDKQENWKI, via the coding sequence ATGACGATCCAATCTATAGAAGTCTATAAATTTCCCATACCGATTGATCCTTTTGCCATTGCAACAGGGACCATGTATTTTGCCCAAAATATTTTAGTCAAAATATTCACAGACAACAACTTGATTGGATATGGCGAATGTTCTGCTTTTCCGATGATTGTTGGAGAAACACAAGCCACTTGTTTTGAAATGGCAAAAGATTTCGCCACAATTTGGAAAGAAAAAGATCCTTTAGATATTCCAACTAGGTTGAAAGAATTGGATACTTATGCTTACGCAAATTACACAGTCAAATCTGCATTTGACATGGCATTATATGATATCGCTGCAAAAAATGCCCAGTTACCTTTATACAAATATTTAGGTGGAGAAAAAAGAGACATCATCACAGATGTAACTATCGGAATCGATACGCCATCCATCATGGCAGAAAAAGCAAAATCTTTTGAAAATCAAGGATTTGAAACAATTAAAATCAAATTAGGAAAAATTCCAGAAGACGATATTGAAAGAGTTAAAGCTATTCGAAAAATACTTTTACCTACAACAAATATCAGAATTGACGCTAATCAAGGTTGGGATTTTGCGATAGCAAAGAAGATGTTGAAAATATTATCGGAATACAACATCCAATTTTGCGAACAACCCATGCGAAAACATTTGGATTACAAATTACCAGAATTGGTACGAACAAGCCCAATTCCAATAATGGCGGATGAAAGTGTTTTCACACATTATGATGCAGAACGAATTTTGTCGCAAAAAGCAGCACATTTTATCAATATTAAATTGGCCAAAAGTGGCGGTATCCATGAAGCTGTTCAGATTAACGAAGTAGCGCTAGGTTTTGGAATAAAATGTATGCTTGGCAGTATGATGGAGTCACGCCTAGCCTTGGCAGCCAATTTGCATCTCGCACTTGCAATACCCAATATTCAATATTTTGATTTAGATACGGCACTTTTGGGACAGTCAGAAGATCCAGTAATTGGTGGCATTAAATATACTGGTCAAAAAATCACGATACCAGAACAACCTGGCATCGGTGCAGAAGTCGAACAAGCATTTTTAGACAAACAAGAAAATTGGAAAATTTAA
- a CDS encoding aminotransferase class I/II-fold pyridoxal phosphate-dependent enzyme translates to MSDLYLDGKFSRNAFINGKEYLFFSGYDYLSIHENKDFLQLLNEGLRKYGWLYASARISNTKIDLFEKCEAYLSELTESEATVLYGSGFSSGQAITQLFESNLENSPFSHPAILKKKNTEKDVRKWQQTCAETIQSGTYPTFASDTVNNFYVEKYDFNFLQTLDQSANFILDDSHGFGITGVDGKGVSSYIQKAKNINYSYTYSLGKAFGIGAGAVSTTREIANQLHKQPSFAAVTPPPPAQLYAFLHANEIYLTQLEKLKANIQLMAQLFEGIEDIKLHPELPLALLPSSLNETDFLKENCIISSFAYPDPKGPKLNRLVINAAHTENDLEKITKLVKKYLS, encoded by the coding sequence ATGTCAGATTTGTATTTGGATGGAAAATTTAGCAGAAATGCGTTCATTAATGGAAAGGAATATCTGTTTTTTTCTGGTTATGATTATTTGTCCATTCATGAAAACAAAGATTTTTTACAATTACTAAATGAAGGTTTGCGTAAATATGGCTGGTTGTATGCATCAGCAAGAATCAGCAATACCAAAATAGATTTATTTGAAAAATGTGAAGCTTATTTATCCGAATTAACTGAATCCGAGGCTACTGTTCTGTATGGATCGGGATTTAGTTCGGGTCAAGCAATTACGCAATTATTTGAATCTAATCTGGAAAATTCGCCTTTTTCTCATCCTGCGATTTTAAAGAAAAAAAATACGGAAAAAGATGTTCGAAAATGGCAACAAACTTGTGCAGAAACGATACAATCCGGCACTTATCCAACATTTGCGTCCGACACCGTTAATAATTTTTATGTAGAAAAATATGATTTCAATTTTCTACAAACCTTAGATCAATCTGCGAATTTTATACTAGATGATTCGCACGGATTTGGCATTACAGGCGTGGATGGCAAAGGAGTTTCTAGTTATATCCAAAAAGCAAAAAATATAAATTATAGTTATACCTATTCTTTAGGTAAAGCTTTTGGTATTGGAGCTGGAGCTGTAAGTACAACTAGAGAAATAGCAAACCAATTACACAAACAGCCTTCTTTCGCCGCAGTAACGCCACCACCACCTGCACAACTTTACGCTTTTTTACATGCAAATGAAATTTACCTAACACAATTGGAAAAATTAAAGGCAAATATTCAGCTGATGGCGCAGTTATTTGAGGGAATCGAGGACATAAAACTACATCCTGAATTGCCGCTTGCATTATTGCCATCTTCTCTAAATGAAACAGATTTTTTGAAAGAAAATTGTATCATTTCCTCATTTGCATACCCAGACCCAAAAGGTCCAAAATTGAATCGTTTAGTAATAAATGCAGCACATACTGAAAATGATTTGGAAAAAATAACTAAGTTAGTAAAGAAATATCTTTCATAA
- a CDS encoding PepSY-associated TM helix domain-containing protein, with protein sequence MQSKKRITKLAFRVHSWVGILNTLLIIIFCVSGMILLFRKELDRKFNPELHYVQPAKQKVPIDRIFRNLIKTHPDLSQIALHDFPEDKYDSYEFLLYKNQREISKDYLYFVFVNPYNGKVLKEGYYSDFHASFFRWLYTLHYALLLNRPGRFVTDVSAIFMLLSIISGIIIYRKNIINVISFKSRVNHKNTHTINSFFHRILGVWSIPFIAVVFFSGLWLNRELLNPFDWKMNIPNTSNCLVSANIDSVLQKANSIAGFHTIAINVPTIVGKDILVRGLFDDSGWLLGNDKGSDINFDAKTGLLIQINKVNQKPFAQAFRYALYVLHTGKYGGIIIKILYIIGAIVPIYLSVSGVYLFMKRKKYY encoded by the coding sequence ATGCAAAGCAAGAAGCGAATAACGAAATTGGCATTTCGGGTACATAGTTGGGTGGGTATTTTAAATACACTATTAATTATAATATTCTGTGTTTCAGGAATGATTCTTCTTTTTCGAAAAGAATTGGATAGAAAATTTAATCCTGAATTACACTATGTACAACCAGCAAAACAAAAGGTGCCGATTGATCGTATTTTTAGAAATTTGATTAAAACGCATCCTGATTTAAGTCAGATCGCATTGCATGATTTTCCAGAAGATAAGTATGATAGTTATGAATTTCTACTATATAAAAATCAAAGAGAGATTTCAAAAGACTATCTCTATTTTGTATTTGTAAATCCATACAATGGAAAAGTATTGAAAGAAGGTTATTATAGTGACTTTCATGCTTCTTTTTTTCGGTGGTTGTACACGCTGCATTACGCATTGTTATTGAATCGGCCAGGTAGATTTGTTACGGATGTTTCCGCTATATTCATGTTATTGTCGATTATTTCAGGTATAATAATTTATAGGAAAAATATCATTAATGTTATTTCATTTAAGTCTCGGGTAAATCATAAAAATACACATACTATAAACTCTTTCTTTCATAGGATTTTAGGTGTTTGGAGTATTCCTTTTATTGCCGTTGTTTTCTTTTCAGGACTATGGTTGAATAGAGAATTATTGAATCCTTTCGATTGGAAAATGAATATACCCAATACTTCCAATTGTTTAGTTTCTGCTAATATAGATTCCGTCCTACAAAAAGCAAACTCGATAGCTGGATTTCATACTATAGCCATCAATGTTCCGACTATTGTAGGGAAAGATATACTGGTTCGTGGTTTGTTTGATGATTCGGGTTGGCTGTTGGGAAATGACAAGGGGAGTGATATAAATTTTGATGCTAAAACGGGACTATTAATTCAAATTAATAAAGTAAATCAAAAACCTTTTGCACAAGCTTTTAGATATGCATTGTATGTCCTGCATACAGGAAAATATGGAGGAATAATTATTAAAATTTTATATATTATAGGAGCCATTGTTCCTATATATTTATCCGTTTCGGGTGTTTATTTATTCATGAAAAGAAAGAAATATTATTAA
- a CDS encoding TonB-dependent siderophore receptor, translated as MKFSYGQPFLVMVVGLLCITMTYAQKYQHDTLEEVKVKTTLLDSKDIASEQAARLPIKDLENPQVTNTLSGKLLNNRNYNLIFNMLSNVAGVASAWAGEAPYYSIRGFRTNANFRNGVDGYVAYDIDPANIQQLDVVKGPTGTLFGGTMTTFGGVINRITYKPQDSLFTQISIAGGNNNMQRATFDFNSTLDKNGQALFRIIGAYNYKEGFQDQGLNKSFFIAPSFSYQANSKLKLSLDADIFHRSSVNVSMVQPANPLANGILVNPDNSKDLGLDYKRTFTDNSLQWNTMTVNLYGKAVYNISDKWRSETNVVSTNSQSNGYYQTNTMIQHDSSLIRKVVTYNPENITSQQIQQNFIGDFKIGNIRNRLVVGLEYFHYIYSIVSKSLSSFDTVALYGSNPNYGMLTAQTVDTKLLNTTPTRTKTEYATYSAYFSDVINPIEALSVMVSARIDRNINQGTLNQLTGVKSDSYNQTSFSPKLGVTYQIIPKYLAVFGNYMNGFQNVAPMSQIDGSVSNFKPEYGNQLEGGLKFDYNKYLTGSICYYDINVSNVVRSNPDDISMYIQDGKQYSRGVELDVQSNPISSFFVHVGGAYNNSKLSVSDANTQGLRPINSGPAWMGNVYINYAIQHGNLQGLSFGLGGNYNGKTVIINSKSAGQFYTNAYSIANAVISYEKSRYVWTLSADNLFNEHYYYGSRGFITQGFLRQVVASFKIRM; from the coding sequence ATGAAATTCTCATATGGACAACCATTCTTAGTAATGGTTGTAGGACTATTGTGCATTACAATGACGTATGCGCAGAAATATCAACATGATACGCTCGAAGAAGTAAAAGTAAAAACAACTTTACTTGATTCTAAAGATATAGCAAGTGAACAGGCGGCTAGACTTCCAATAAAGGATCTAGAAAATCCACAGGTGACAAATACGCTTTCAGGTAAATTATTGAATAATAGAAACTATAATCTCATATTCAATATGTTGTCCAATGTCGCCGGTGTGGCGTCTGCCTGGGCTGGCGAAGCTCCTTATTACTCGATACGTGGCTTCAGAACCAATGCTAATTTTCGTAACGGTGTGGATGGATATGTCGCTTATGATATCGATCCTGCAAATATCCAACAGTTGGACGTTGTCAAAGGTCCTACAGGAACATTATTTGGAGGGACGATGACAACATTTGGTGGGGTGATTAATCGTATTACCTATAAACCACAAGATTCTTTATTTACCCAAATTTCTATCGCGGGTGGCAATAATAATATGCAGCGAGCAACATTTGACTTTAATTCTACATTAGATAAAAATGGTCAAGCGCTTTTTCGGATCATAGGTGCTTACAACTATAAAGAAGGATTTCAAGATCAGGGTTTGAATAAAAGTTTTTTTATTGCACCTAGTTTTTCTTATCAAGCAAATTCTAAACTAAAATTGTCTTTGGATGCAGATATTTTTCATAGGAGTTCTGTGAATGTATCGATGGTTCAGCCTGCTAATCCATTGGCAAATGGAATTTTAGTGAATCCTGATAATTCTAAAGATTTAGGATTAGATTATAAAAGAACATTTACCGATAATAGTTTACAATGGAATACGATGACGGTGAATCTATATGGAAAAGCTGTTTATAATATCTCGGATAAATGGAGGTCTGAAACAAATGTAGTTAGTACGAATAGCCAATCTAATGGTTATTATCAGACGAATACGATGATCCAACATGATAGTTCTTTAATTAGAAAAGTCGTTACTTATAATCCTGAAAATATCACTAGTCAACAAATTCAGCAAAACTTTATTGGTGATTTTAAAATTGGAAATATTCGCAATCGTCTAGTTGTAGGGTTGGAATATTTTCATTATATTTATTCAATTGTTTCTAAGTCCTTGTCTTCTTTTGATACAGTTGCTTTGTACGGTTCTAATCCGAATTATGGAATGTTAACTGCACAAACAGTAGATACTAAATTGCTCAATACTACACCGACCAGAACCAAAACGGAATATGCTACTTACTCTGCTTATTTTTCTGATGTAATTAATCCTATAGAAGCCTTGTCTGTTATGGTTAGTGCACGTATAGATCGCAATATTAATCAAGGTACTCTTAATCAATTGACTGGTGTAAAATCTGACTCTTATAATCAAACATCCTTTTCTCCAAAATTGGGTGTTACTTATCAAATTATTCCAAAATATCTTGCAGTATTTGGTAATTATATGAATGGTTTTCAGAATGTTGCACCGATGAGTCAAATTGATGGAAGTGTTTCAAACTTTAAACCAGAATATGGTAATCAATTAGAAGGTGGATTAAAATTTGACTATAATAAATATCTTACAGGTTCTATTTGTTACTATGATATCAATGTTTCTAATGTGGTTCGTTCTAATCCTGACGATATCTCTATGTATATTCAAGATGGAAAACAATATAGTCGTGGTGTGGAATTAGATGTACAATCCAATCCGATAAGTAGTTTTTTCGTTCATGTAGGTGGCGCATACAATAATAGTAAATTAAGTGTGTCTGATGCAAATACACAAGGCTTGCGTCCGATTAATTCTGGTCCAGCTTGGATGGGGAATGTATATATAAACTATGCCATTCAACACGGGAATTTACAAGGTTTATCTTTCGGATTGGGCGGTAACTATAACGGTAAAACGGTAATTATTAATAGTAAATCTGCTGGACAATTTTATACAAATGCCTATAGTATCGCGAATGCCGTTATCAGTTATGAGAAAAGTAGATATGTGTGGACATTGAGTGCCGATAATTTGTTTAATGAGCATTATTATTATGGTTCACGTGGATTTATTACACAGGGATTTTTACGTCAAGTAGTTGCTTCATTCAAAATTCGTATGTAA